The Methanosarcina acetivorans C2A genome includes the window CTGTAATCTTTCTGCGGATCGATACTGACCTGAAATTTCTATTTTTATATTTTCAGGTGTATTTTCTCATTTTTTTTCCTTTTCTCATTTTTTCCCACGTTTTGTAAAATCTTTGTTCGTAAGCTTAATCTATCTTAACTTTGTTTGTTAGGACTATGAAAAGAATCGTAATTATCGATTACGGGCTTGGAAATCTAAGAAGTGTTCAAAAAGGACTTGAACATGTTGGGGCAAATCCCGCAATCTCAGGGAACCCTGAGGAGATCCTGACAGCCGATGGTATCATTCTTCCCGGGGTTGGTGCTTTTATAGATGCAATGAAATGTCTGATTCCCCTCAAAGGGGTTATCGCGGAATTTGCAGAGTCCGGAAAGCCAATGCTCGGGATCTGTCTCGGGCAGCAGGTTCTGATGAGCTCTTCCGAAGAAGGCAGGCTGACCGGCGGGCTTGACCTCATTCAGGGCAGAGTGCTCCGCTTTCCGAAGTCCGAGCTGAAAGTGCCCCACATGGGCTGGAACAATATCAGGATCAAGCAGGATCATCCTCTGTTTAAAGGCATTTCTGACGGTTCTTTCGTATACTTCGTACACTCCTATTATGTGGACACAACTGCGGAAAACACTCTCGCGTCATGTGAATACGGGCTGGATTTTTCAGCTTCTGTCGTAAACTCAAAAGGAAATGTTATGGGTACCCAGTTCCACCCCGAGAAAAGTGGAACCACAGGGCTTAAGATTCTGAAAAACTTCGTTGAAATGTGTTAATATCTTGAAAACGTGTATCTACAGGTACTCCGGCTTTGAAGCTAAACCTTTATTCTCGTTTTTCGGCGTTAAGTTCGACATCCGGGGTATTTTTTAATTTGAATTCAGTCCAGAAATTAATGCTTTAATTCCCGAATTATCCTGCCCTGCTTCTTTTGGAGCAGTGACAGATATCTGCATGAGGATGGTTACAATGGATATAGAAGGCTATGCAAAACGGGCTCTCAGGAAGGACTCTTCAAATGAAGCCGGGCTTGAGGCACAGCTTGCTTCGCGAATTCTTGAAATCAAGAACATAAACCCAGAAAGGGCCCATGAGATTGCGGCTGCAGTTATTTGTGAAGCAAAAGCAACTCTTCACACGGAAGGGGATGTATTAAACCCCACTCTCTCAGGGGTTTCTATGGGGGAGTTCGGAGTAGGTTCGAGGGGCACAGGGGACTTTTACGTTCATTCCAAGCTGGGGGAGGTCATAGGCCAGACCGGGGCAGTAGTTGACAGTGCCCAGCTTGATGATTCCGGGGTTGTAAAAATAGGGAACGAATACCTGGTTGTTACAATTGACGGCATCCACTCCCGCCTGAGTGATTTTCCCTTCCTTTCGGGTTTTCATGTCGCAAGAGCAGCCCTGCGTGACGTATATTCAATGGGGTCCCGCCCTCTTGCCATGCTTTCCGATATCCATGTCGCAGACGACGGAGATGTAGCAAAAATCTTCGACCACATTGCGGGAATCACCACGGTTTCCGAACTTACCGGAATCCCACTTATTACCGGAAGCACTCTCCGGATCGGTGGGGACATGGTCATAGGAGAAAGGATGACAGGAGGCGTAGGGGCTGTTGGCATTACGTCTTCTCTTACTTCCCGTAACCGGACCAGGCCAGGAGATCTGATCCTTATGACGGAAGGTGCAGGCGGAGGTACGGTTTCCACAACTGCCCTCTATTACGGGATGCATGACGTGGTGGAAGAGACCATTAATATTCGTTTTCTGGAAGCCTGCGAAGCTCTCCTTCAGTCCGGCCTGTACAAAAAAGTCCACTCCATGACCGACGTTACCAACGGTGGAATCCGCGGGGATGCCCGGGAAATCTCAAAGACTGCAAAAGTAAAAATGGTCTTCGAGGAAGAAAAAATGAGAACCCTTGTTAACCCAAAGGTGCTTTCCATGCTTGAGGCCCTTAAAATCGACTATCTCGGCGTATCTCTCGATGCCCTGCTGGTTATTGCCCCTCCGGAATATGCCGGAGAAATTCTTAAAACAGTTCGGGCGGCCGGGGTTGAGATTGATATCATAGGACGTGTGGAAGAAGGAATCGGGGCTGAAATTATTGTCAATGGAGAGACCAGGGACTTTGCGCCCAGGTTCAGAGAATCTGCCTATACTCCTGTCAAAAAGATCCACGGGGAAGATAATCCGCGCGATTTCGAGGAGATGAGGAATGCAATTGACAGGGCAGCCGAAGAAGCCATCAATAAAAAGCAGAGGGTTCTTGAAAAAATAAAAGCCAAAAAGAAAAGTTAAAACCGGAAAAAGAAATTCGGAAAACTAACTCTGAAAAACTAACTCTGAAAAACTAACTCTGAAAAAAGAATAAGTAGAAAGGAAGTGTTATATTTTTCTTTTTACAACCAACACTTCCATCTCTTTTCCTGTAATTTCAACTTCTTCTTCTGCACCTATTTCTTCTTCGGCCTTGGCTTGCCAGTATTCTCCTTTATAGCGGACAAAACCCGGGTTTTTCGGGCCTATCGGGTCTATTGTCCGGGCAGTATCTCCGATAATGGCTCCGATAACAGGCTTTTTCTTCCTCGTTTCGGCGACTTTATATATTGCAAAGACCAGAAAAATTCCGAAAACAATTGTAGGAGTAACAATTGTCAGGATCATAAGTCTTCTGAACTCCGGTGTGTAAATATTCTCACTTCCCAGCGGCACAAGGAAGATGCTTCCTATAACCAGGCAGATAATTCCGGCAAGCCCGAATATCCCGAACCCAGGGGAATTAAGTTCCAGGATAAGAAGCCCTATTCCGACGATAATAAGGAAAAGTGCTGCTATGTTGATGTCAAAGCCGGTACCTATTAGCCCGAGAACAATTGCAATAACTCCGAAAAGTTCGGCTCCGGCTCCGGGGTTTGAAATCCCGAAGATGATCCCGTAAATCCCTATTGTCAGAAGAAGGGAGGATAGAATTGGGTTTGAAATGAGTGTCAGGAAAGAAAGGGGAAGAGGAGGTTTGTAGGTCTCTGTTGTTGCATTTGCGGTATGCAATTCTTTACCTTTTACAATTTCCCCATCAACCTGGTTCAGCAAATTCGGAACGGAAATGGCTATGTATTCGATTACTCCTTCTTCCAGGGCTTCTTCGGCGTTCAGGTTTCTGTTCTCGGTAATTACTTCTTCTGCAAAAGTTTCATTTCTCCCGTGTTTTCTTGCCGTTTCAGTAGAGAATTTAACGAGAGCATTTATTGTTTTCTCATCCTCTACAGGTACTGTCCCTTCCGCGGACACCTGCACCGGCTGGGCTGACCCTATTACTGTAAAGGGAGCCATTGCGGCAATATCGGTTCCCATAAGGATGAGGGTTCCTGCAGACCAGGCTTTTCCGCTCTCAGGCACATACCCGATCACAGGCATGGTCGTGTTCTCTATTGCCTTTATGATTATTTGAGTCTCTTCCAGCCCTCCCCCGGGGGTATCCAGGGTAATTACGAGAGCTTCATAGTTCCCGCTCTCCGCGCTTTGTATTGCGTCAGCTATCAAATTATCGGAAGCCGGGGTAATAGCTCCGCTTATTTCAAGTACAAGCACTTTATCTTCGGCTGCTGCCCCTGCCGAAGGTGCAAGAAAAGCTGTGAGGGTCACGCAGAGACAAAAAATAAAGAGAGAATGGGAAACCCATTTCATTTGCATAATTAATGATCCTTTCTTGTCTTTACATTCTTTTCGGCTTTTTATCTGACTTTACTCTTCCTTTCCGGACAGAGGCTGAGCCTTCCCGGACACTGCCTGAGAAAGGGCGGCTATGTTTCCGGTTTCAACAGACTGAGATTGTGTAACCACGATAAGGTTTCTCTCCCTGGCAATTTCGGCAAAGGTCTGCAGTTCTCTTAATTTGATTGCAGTCGGCATCCCCTGGTAAAGAATTGCAGCATCTTTCATCTTTTCAGCAGCCTGATATTCTCCCTCAGCAAGGATAATTCTGGCGCGTTTTTCTCTTTCGGCTTCAGCCTGTTTTGCAATTGCTCTCTTCATGGTTTCGGGCAGGGATACATCCCGGATAGTCACCCCGGTAACCTTGATCCCCCAGGGGTCGGTATACGCATCCAGTAGCTCCTGAATTTGCTTGTTGATGTTCTCTCTTTCCGAAAGCAGTTCATCCAGTTCCATCTGGCCCAGCACGTCTCTAAGCGTAGTCTGGGAAAGAGTCGAAGTTGCAAACATATAGTTTTCGACCTGTGTGATTGCAGCCCCGGGCTCCACGACTTTGTAATAGACAACGGCATCCACTTCAACTGTGACGTTGTCCCGTGTGATAACAGCCTGCTTGGGGACATCGATTGCAACAACTCTCAGGTCTATTTTCAGGGCTCTATCAATGAAAGGAATGATAAGGAAAAGTCCCGGGCCCTTTACGCCACTAAGACGACCTAACCTGAATATAACAACTCGTTCGTACTCATTAACCATTTTTATGGATTGTGAGAATATTATTATTACAATTATCAATACAGGAAGCAATAATTCAATCATAGTAACCATATTTTATACCCTCCTATCCATTAATTTAAAATTTGGTTTAATAATAATTGTTCTTTATTGGGAACTTTTACTAAATAAACTTCTGTAAAATAAAGAAAGTAAACAGTCATAAGTTAAAATTTTTATATCCTGTCATCTATCCAAAATAGATGTGGATCTATATAAGCTCTTACTCCAGGTCTTCACTCTGATTTCTCCATGAGCTGCATTCCCCGCTTTCGACTCTCTAATTATTCAGGATATGTGGCGGTCAGTGCCTCAAAAATCTGAAGTTCTGGATATCTGTAAACGCTGTGCAAAATACCCTGCTGACAAATACTTATATCTGGCATACAGAAGATATTGGACTGAAATACAGGAACTATGCAGACGGGTACCGAGTTAGATGGGCGCTGATTTCCGGGCCGATAAAGGTCATACCGTTACCAGTAGACTGAAAAGTCAGTCACAAGCATAATACAGTCAAAAGCATAATATTCTGTGAGTTTAAAGTGAACTTTTTAACTCCATAAAATCGTGACAGTAAGAAAACGCAGGTTCGGAAGAACCACTGGTGTTGATATTAATGAGTAAGGAATGTCCAGACTGCCACGGGCGTGGCTATGAGGTTATTTCAACTGAAGTCTGCCCTTTGTGTAAGGGAAAAGGCAAGTCAAAGTCAGTTGATTTCATGAAAATTTCAGAAAAAGATATTGACAGTTTCTTGAAAAATGGTGCAGTATGCGAGAAATGCAAAGGTAAGGGAAGTGTTGAAGTTACCAGACCCTGTGAAGCCTGTGAAGGGCTTGGAAAAATCTATACATGTAAAATCTGTGGAGTAAGAATTCATGATCCTCAGGAAGCAGAGGAAGAAATCTGCAGTTCCTGTGCACGTTCCCAGCACGTTTACGCTCTGGACGAATCCTGCGACCTTAAAGATGTGGAAGCAGGAAAACTTTATCACGGCATAGTGAGCAGCATCGCTTCTTTCGGGGTCTTTGTGGATCTGAACCCTCACGTGCGAGGGCTTATGCATTCCAGTAACGTTGGGGTCCCGCCAGAAGTAGGGGAGGCACTAATCGTTTTGGTGAAAAGTATCAAAGCCGGAGGAAAACTGGACCTTATTCCGAAGACGCTTACAAAGTACGAGACCATCGAGCTTGAAAAAGAGCTTCCACTTAAGGATTCCTCCGAAATAGATACCAGCATGAAGGGCAGGCTCATCCGGATCGAAGGAGAGGTAATCCAGGTTAAGCAGACAAGCGGGCCTACCATTTTCACCATCAGCGATGAAGGAGGCTTTATCCCCTGCGCGGCTTTCGAGAGTGCCGGGAAAAGGTCCTATCCCCACATCGATGTAGGGATGATCGTATCGATTACCGGAGAGGTGACCCCGAGGGACGAGCAGGTCCAGATCGAAGTCATGAGCATGAAACTGCTGACCGGAGAAAAGGAAGCTGCTGTCAAGTTCAGGGTCGAGAAGGTGATTGAGGAGAAAGCAGCGCCTGCTGATATTCCTTTCCTGGTCGAAAGTGCCATTATGGAGAGACTCAAACCCAGAATGCTCCATGTCGCCAAGGAAATCAAAAAGGCAATATTCCATTCAACACCCATTATCCTCAGGCACCATGCCGATGCTGACGGGATCACTTCGGCAATTGCCATTGAAAGAGCAATCCTTCCCTTGATTACGGAAATAGGCGGGGCAGATGCGGAATACTATTTCTACAAACGGGCTCCTTCCAAAGCTCCTTTTTACGAGCTTGCGGACGTTACAAGGGATATTTCTTTTGCACTTGAGGATTATGCAAGGCACGGGCAGAAGATGCCTCTTGTGATTCTGGTGGATAATGGCTCAACCGAAGAGGATGTACCCTCAATGCGGCAGGCAAAGGTCTACGGCATTAATATGCTTGTCGTTGACCACCACCATCCGGACGACATAGTTGACCAGTACCTTATAGGGCACGCAAACCCTGCTCACGTAGGGGGCGACTTCGGGGTTACTGCAGGTATGCTCTGCGCGGAAATCGCCCGGATGATTAATCCCGGTATCAGCGATACCATAAAGCACCTCCCGGCGGTTTCGGCAGTAGGAGACCGTTCTGAGGCGCCTGAGGCCGGGAGGTATATCTCGCTCGTCTCGGACCGTTATACACTTGGGGAATTAAAAGATATGGCTCTTGCTCTTGATTATGAGCAGTTCTGGCTTAAATTCAGCAGTGGAAAAGGGCTTATTGACGATATCCTGGACCTGGGAGACCACAAAGTCCATAAAAATCTGGTCTCTCTGCTTTGCGAACAGGCAAACACCATGATAAAGGAGCAGCTTGAGACCTGCCTCTTTAATGTCAAGTCCCAGAAACTGGCAAACGGTGCTATCATGAATGTGATTGATGTCGAAAACTATGCTCAGAAGTTTACCTTCCCGCCACCAGGCAAGACCTCCGGGGAAATGCATGACGTGCTCTGCAAGAGAAACCCGGACAAGCCCGTGGTTACAATTGGCTACGGTCCGGACTTTGCCGTCATCCGCTCAAAAGGTGTACTGATGAACATCCCTCGTATTGTTCGAGAACTCCATGAGGAAATGAAAGGCGCCGGAGTCAGCGGTGGTGGACACCTTGTTGTGGGCAGCATTAAGTTTGTAGAAGGGATGAGGACCGAGGTGTTGTCAAGGCTTGCCGAAAAGATAGCATCTACGGAAGTTGAGTATTAAATTGGCTTTAATAAGCCTCTTTTTCATCCTCTCTTCCTTCTCTACTCCTGAATTTCTTTACAGCTATTAACTTTTCTTCTAATGGAATCTACACCTGTGCCGGCTAATATTTACAGCCTCATGCTTTGAGATCAGATGCAAAATTGAAAAAAAACCAGAAAGCTAATATCTCCCGGGTCATATCCGAGGTCGCGTTCCGG containing:
- a CDS encoding AIR synthase-related protein, with the protein product MDIEGYAKRALRKDSSNEAGLEAQLASRILEIKNINPERAHEIAAAVICEAKATLHTEGDVLNPTLSGVSMGEFGVGSRGTGDFYVHSKLGEVIGQTGAVVDSAQLDDSGVVKIGNEYLVVTIDGIHSRLSDFPFLSGFHVARAALRDVYSMGSRPLAMLSDIHVADDGDVAKIFDHIAGITTVSELTGIPLITGSTLRIGGDMVIGERMTGGVGAVGITSSLTSRNRTRPGDLILMTEGAGGGTVSTTALYYGMHDVVEETINIRFLEACEALLQSGLYKKVHSMTDVTNGGIRGDAREISKTAKVKMVFEEEKMRTLVNPKVLSMLEALKIDYLGVSLDALLVIAPPEYAGEILKTVRAAGVEIDIIGRVEEGIGAEIIVNGETRDFAPRFRESAYTPVKKIHGEDNPRDFEEMRNAIDRAAEEAINKKQRVLEKIKAKKKS
- a CDS encoding NfeD family protein: MQMKWVSHSLFIFCLCVTLTAFLAPSAGAAAEDKVLVLEISGAITPASDNLIADAIQSAESGNYEALVITLDTPGGGLEETQIIIKAIENTTMPVIGYVPESGKAWSAGTLILMGTDIAAMAPFTVIGSAQPVQVSAEGTVPVEDEKTINALVKFSTETARKHGRNETFAEEVITENRNLNAEEALEEGVIEYIAISVPNLLNQVDGEIVKGKELHTANATTETYKPPLPLSFLTLISNPILSSLLLTIGIYGIIFGISNPGAGAELFGVIAIVLGLIGTGFDINIAALFLIIVGIGLLILELNSPGFGIFGLAGIICLVIGSIFLVPLGSENIYTPEFRRLMILTIVTPTIVFGIFLVFAIYKVAETRKKKPVIGAIIGDTARTIDPIGPKNPGFVRYKGEYWQAKAEEEIGAEEEVEITGKEMEVLVVKRKI
- a CDS encoding slipin family protein; its protein translation is MVTMIELLLPVLIIVIIIFSQSIKMVNEYERVVIFRLGRLSGVKGPGLFLIIPFIDRALKIDLRVVAIDVPKQAVITRDNVTVEVDAVVYYKVVEPGAAITQVENYMFATSTLSQTTLRDVLGQMELDELLSERENINKQIQELLDAYTDPWGIKVTGVTIRDVSLPETMKRAIAKQAEAEREKRARIILAEGEYQAAEKMKDAAILYQGMPTAIKLRELQTFAEIARERNLIVVTQSQSVETGNIAALSQAVSGKAQPLSGKEE
- a CDS encoding DHH family phosphoesterase; this translates as MSKECPDCHGRGYEVISTEVCPLCKGKGKSKSVDFMKISEKDIDSFLKNGAVCEKCKGKGSVEVTRPCEACEGLGKIYTCKICGVRIHDPQEAEEEICSSCARSQHVYALDESCDLKDVEAGKLYHGIVSSIASFGVFVDLNPHVRGLMHSSNVGVPPEVGEALIVLVKSIKAGGKLDLIPKTLTKYETIELEKELPLKDSSEIDTSMKGRLIRIEGEVIQVKQTSGPTIFTISDEGGFIPCAAFESAGKRSYPHIDVGMIVSITGEVTPRDEQVQIEVMSMKLLTGEKEAAVKFRVEKVIEEKAAPADIPFLVESAIMERLKPRMLHVAKEIKKAIFHSTPIILRHHADADGITSAIAIERAILPLITEIGGADAEYYFYKRAPSKAPFYELADVTRDISFALEDYARHGQKMPLVILVDNGSTEEDVPSMRQAKVYGINMLVVDHHHPDDIVDQYLIGHANPAHVGGDFGVTAGMLCAEIARMINPGISDTIKHLPAVSAVGDRSEAPEAGRYISLVSDRYTLGELKDMALALDYEQFWLKFSSGKGLIDDILDLGDHKVHKNLVSLLCEQANTMIKEQLETCLFNVKSQKLANGAIMNVIDVENYAQKFTFPPPGKTSGEMHDVLCKRNPDKPVVTIGYGPDFAVIRSKGVLMNIPRIVRELHEEMKGAGVSGGGHLVVGSIKFVEGMRTEVLSRLAEKIASTEVEY
- the hisH gene encoding imidazole glycerol phosphate synthase subunit HisH — translated: MKRIVIIDYGLGNLRSVQKGLEHVGANPAISGNPEEILTADGIILPGVGAFIDAMKCLIPLKGVIAEFAESGKPMLGICLGQQVLMSSSEEGRLTGGLDLIQGRVLRFPKSELKVPHMGWNNIRIKQDHPLFKGISDGSFVYFVHSYYVDTTAENTLASCEYGLDFSASVVNSKGNVMGTQFHPEKSGTTGLKILKNFVEMC